One window from the genome of Candidatus Synechococcus calcipolaris G9 encodes:
- a CDS encoding UPF0182 family protein → MGLVKQFFSFSPRRRLLLVLILGLFFGLLGTIAAMAICRLVAESLWFHNLGFLSVLWQRWQAQFLLVMVTFFVSWGFLWLNGALALQLRLGDAPDIKGIPKPLADAPTPLPPAPLPWWMNQGRDKGSKGGKEDRPWGITLPWLLLITVALGWLLCIVCFHSGAIALELRKTQPISLINNPFLEQLDLATILTISRDWLTHPLSLVLSAGMIILLLVWPGASYGIMSMALSLSLAWLGRNNWTTVLKGLAGVNVNRSDPLFGQDIGFYLFSLPLWELYRFWIVALGLGAIAGVALIYLLGADSLSQGRSPGFNRPQRRHLQALGAVVFAATGLSFWLERYKLVYSPQGVTFGASYTDITVRLPLDNLFSFLAIAVAVLLLWAALRKGGQQRQRLGPVSPWVLWFTLGYVAVAIVGAPTLPALIQNAIVQPNELQREFAYIRRTIDHTREGFDLEKINAQPFQPQNNLTPAILQENEATTRNIRLWDTRPLLETNRQLQQLRSYYSFPKAFIDRYNLKTEPGNPTAESRQVLVAARELDYGAVKPIARSWVNEHLVYTHGYGFTMSPVNTAAESGLPEYFVKDISEGDRGGDLLTSNPQIRDSIPVGHPRIYYGQITSSYVLAPSQVQELDYPSGNDNVYNHYDGSGGVPLNSWWGRLVFGAYFQDWQLLLTPNIKPESRVLFRRNIQQRVQAIAPFLRFDSEPYLVIADPRSPETTTAKDAQEAEPNYLYWIIDAYTISRHYPYSDPGDQPFNYIRNSVKVIVDAYDGSVKFYVVEPTDPLIQTWQRVFPDLFEPIGAMPQRLYEHIRYPVDMMRVQSQQLRKYHMTDPVVFYSQEDQWQIPQEIYGNDPQTVAPYYLITKLPTAPQEEFILLLPFTPINRPNLIAWLAARSDGENYGKLLLYQFPKQELVFGPEQMEARINQDPVISQQISLWNRQGSRSLQGNLLIIPVEQSLLYVEPIYLEAQYNSLPILARVVVMDNQRIAMAETLEAALDELFVAPAIAEPIQAGEIAPDLTPQ, encoded by the coding sequence ATGGGTCTGGTCAAACAATTTTTCTCTTTTTCTCCTAGGCGGCGACTTCTACTGGTGCTGATCCTCGGCTTGTTCTTTGGCCTGCTGGGGACGATCGCGGCCATGGCCATTTGCCGATTAGTGGCCGAAAGTCTGTGGTTTCACAACCTGGGATTTCTATCCGTCCTCTGGCAACGGTGGCAGGCCCAATTTCTCTTGGTCATGGTGACCTTTTTCGTTTCCTGGGGATTTTTATGGCTCAATGGGGCCCTAGCCCTGCAATTACGCCTAGGGGATGCCCCAGACATTAAGGGAATTCCAAAGCCATTGGCGGATGCTCCTACCCCATTACCACCCGCGCCATTACCCTGGTGGATGAACCAAGGAAGAGATAAAGGGTCTAAGGGAGGCAAAGAGGATCGCCCCTGGGGGATTACCCTACCCTGGTTGCTCCTGATCACGGTGGCCCTAGGGTGGCTTTTGTGTATTGTCTGTTTCCACAGCGGCGCGATCGCCCTGGAATTACGCAAGACCCAGCCCATTAGCCTCATTAATAATCCCTTCCTAGAGCAGTTAGACCTGGCCACCATTTTGACCATTAGCCGTGATTGGCTGACCCATCCCCTCAGCCTGGTTTTGAGTGCAGGGATGATCATACTTCTGTTGGTTTGGCCCGGGGCCAGCTATGGCATCATGTCCATGGCCTTAAGTTTGAGCTTGGCCTGGTTGGGCCGCAATAACTGGACAACGGTGTTGAAGGGGTTGGCCGGAGTCAATGTCAACCGCTCGGATCCATTGTTTGGCCAAGATATAGGCTTTTATTTATTTTCCCTACCCCTGTGGGAGCTATATCGCTTTTGGATCGTAGCCTTGGGTCTGGGGGCGATCGCCGGGGTGGCCTTAATTTATTTACTCGGGGCCGATAGCCTCAGTCAGGGCCGATCACCGGGGTTTAACCGTCCCCAACGGCGACATTTACAGGCCTTAGGAGCAGTGGTTTTTGCCGCCACTGGCTTAAGTTTTTGGCTGGAGCGATATAAATTAGTCTATTCACCCCAGGGGGTGACCTTTGGCGCAAGTTATACGGATATAACGGTGCGCCTACCCCTCGATAATCTCTTTAGTTTCCTGGCGATCGCCGTGGCCGTTTTGCTTCTTTGGGCAGCTCTGCGGAAAGGGGGTCAGCAGCGTCAACGCTTGGGGCCCGTCTCCCCCTGGGTACTCTGGTTCACCTTGGGCTATGTGGCGGTAGCGATTGTTGGGGCCCCCACCTTACCGGCCTTGATTCAAAATGCCATTGTTCAGCCCAATGAACTCCAGCGGGAATTTGCCTATATCCGCCGCACCATTGACCATACCCGCGAAGGCTTTGACCTTGAGAAAATCAATGCTCAACCCTTTCAACCCCAAAATAATCTCACCCCCGCCATTCTCCAGGAGAATGAAGCCACCACTCGCAATATCCGCCTCTGGGATACTCGGCCCCTCCTAGAAACCAATCGCCAACTCCAACAACTGCGCTCCTATTACAGTTTTCCCAAGGCCTTTATCGATCGCTACAACCTGAAAACCGAGCCAGGCAATCCCACCGCCGAATCTCGCCAGGTCTTAGTTGCGGCCCGGGAGTTGGACTACGGCGCAGTCAAGCCCATTGCCCGCAGTTGGGTCAACGAACACCTCGTCTATACCCATGGCTATGGCTTTACCATGAGTCCGGTGAATACGGCCGCCGAGAGCGGGCTACCTGAGTATTTTGTCAAAGATATTAGCGAAGGCGATCGCGGTGGGGATCTACTCACATCCAACCCGCAAATTCGCGATAGTATCCCCGTGGGTCATCCCCGCATTTACTACGGCCAAATTACCAGTAGCTATGTCCTGGCCCCCTCCCAAGTACAGGAATTGGACTACCCCAGCGGCAATGACAATGTCTATAACCACTACGATGGCAGCGGCGGCGTTCCCCTCAATTCCTGGTGGGGCAGACTGGTTTTTGGGGCCTATTTCCAGGATTGGCAACTCCTCCTCACCCCAAATATTAAGCCGGAGTCCCGCGTCCTATTTCGCCGCAATATTCAGCAGCGGGTGCAGGCGATCGCCCCCTTTTTAAGGTTTGATAGCGAACCCTACCTCGTTATTGCCGATCCGCGATCGCCGGAAACGACTACCGCCAAAGATGCCCAGGAAGCGGAGCCGAATTATCTCTACTGGATCATTGATGCCTATACCATTAGCCGCCATTATCCCTACTCGGATCCAGGGGATCAGCCCTTTAACTACATCCGTAACTCCGTCAAGGTTATTGTCGATGCCTATGATGGTTCGGTCAAATTTTACGTTGTGGAACCCACAGACCCCCTGATTCAAACCTGGCAGCGGGTCTTTCCCGATCTATTTGAACCCATTGGGGCTATGCCCCAGCGGCTCTATGAACATATTCGCTACCCCGTAGACATGATGCGGGTGCAATCCCAACAATTACGCAAATACCACATGACGGATCCGGTGGTGTTCTACAGCCAAGAGGATCAGTGGCAAATTCCCCAGGAAATCTATGGGAATGATCCCCAAACCGTTGCTCCCTATTACCTAATCACTAAACTACCGACAGCACCCCAGGAAGAGTTTATTTTACTGCTGCCCTTCACCCCCATTAACCGCCCCAATCTGATTGCCTGGTTGGCTGCCCGCTCCGATGGCGAAAACTACGGCAAACTCCTCCTCTATCAATTTCCCAAGCAGGAACTGGTCTTTGGCCCGGAACAGATGGAGGCCCGCATTAACCAGGATCCGGTCATCTCCCAACAAATTTCCCTCTGGAATCGCCAAGGGTCGCGATCTCTCCAGGGCAACCTCCTAATTATTCCCGTTGAACAGTCCCTACTTTACGTTGAACCCATCTACCTGGAAGCCCAATACAATAGCCTGCCGATTTTGGCCCGGGTCGTTGTCATGGATAACCAACGCATTGCCATGGCAGAAACCCTGGAGGCGGCCCTAGATGAACTATTCGTCGCACCGGCGATCGCTGAACCCATCCAAGCCGGTGAAATTGCCCCAGATCTGACACCCCAATAA
- a CDS encoding AEC family transporter has product MDTTAIASTLLRLYALIGLSTCSGMIIVKRLPPPMTGWVAQFLFWVGAPLSVIAFVTTADLTGNISLAPLVAWLGMGLGVGLAYLWLWYAPAKSRGTAGSFILATMVGNTGFMGYPIAFSLVGAEHFSWALFYDLLGSLFISFIAGIALAASFSEKVYSHKQRLWHILRNPTLWCLGLGLVLRQFSLPQWFLQGLVTLAWGLLILGLVYIGMCLGRSRQSRQWPQILPCLTIKMILVPLIIGMGLTLLGVDPEPRLGIVLQSGMPPAFMTLVLSEVYDLDRPFIASVILVSFGFLVVLLPVWVFLFPLT; this is encoded by the coding sequence ATGGATACGACGGCGATCGCCAGTACTCTCCTTCGGCTCTACGCCCTGATCGGCCTGAGTACCTGCTCCGGCATGATCATTGTCAAACGTTTACCACCCCCCATGACTGGCTGGGTTGCTCAATTTCTCTTTTGGGTGGGGGCCCCCCTCAGCGTTATTGCCTTTGTGACGACGGCGGATCTGACGGGTAATATTAGCCTGGCTCCCTTGGTCGCTTGGTTGGGAATGGGTCTAGGGGTAGGTCTAGCCTATCTTTGGCTCTGGTACGCGCCGGCCAAAAGTCGCGGCACTGCGGGCAGCTTTATCCTAGCCACCATGGTTGGAAATACCGGCTTCATGGGCTATCCCATTGCCTTTAGTTTGGTGGGAGCCGAACATTTTAGCTGGGCCCTCTTCTACGACCTACTCGGTTCCCTATTCATTTCCTTTATTGCCGGTATTGCCCTCGCGGCAAGTTTTAGCGAGAAGGTCTATTCCCATAAGCAACGGCTGTGGCACATTCTCCGCAATCCGACGCTGTGGTGTCTGGGTCTAGGTTTGGTTCTGCGTCAATTCTCCTTACCCCAATGGTTCCTCCAGGGCCTCGTCACCCTGGCCTGGGGATTATTGATCCTTGGCCTCGTCTACATTGGTATGTGTTTGGGGCGATCGCGCCAGTCCCGCCAATGGCCGCAAATTCTCCCCTGCTTGACGATTAAAATGATCCTCGTTCCCCTGATCATCGGCATGGGCTTAACCCTCCTAGGGGTTGATCCAGAGCCTCGTCTGGGCATCGTCCTCCAATCGGGAATGCCCCCGGCCTTTATGACCTTGGTATTGTCCGAAGTCTACGACCTCGATCGCCCCTTTATTGCCAGTGTCATTCTCGTCAGCTTTGGTTTCCTGGTGGTACTGTTGCCGGTGTGGGTGTTCCTCTTTCCCCTCACCTAG
- the secE gene encoding preprotein translocase subunit SecE, protein MTKSTEGEKPSGGFKPTLFIRETQEELSKVVWPDRQRLIGESAAVILIVSLSAALIYLVDQLFQWIAQSIF, encoded by the coding sequence GTGACTAAAAGCACCGAAGGAGAAAAACCCAGTGGCGGCTTCAAACCGACTCTCTTTATTCGGGAAACCCAGGAAGAATTGAGTAAGGTGGTCTGGCCCGATCGCCAGCGTTTAATTGGTGAATCGGCGGCGGTGATTTTAATTGTCTCCCTCTCAGCTGCACTGATCTATCTAGTGGATCAACTCTTTCAATGGATTGCCCAAAGTATTTTTTAG
- the nusG gene encoding transcription termination/antitermination protein NusG: MVSEFTDQINPIEEANENDATASVKSFWYAVQVASGCEKKVKSTIEQRLYTLDVADRIFQVEIPQTPIIRIKKDGSRQTVEEKVFPGYVLIRVRAQQSPEKSEWEIDDEAWQVIKNTPNVINFVGAEQRRASGRGRGHVKPLPLSPSEVNRIFRKVQEQEPIHKIDLVSGDKIKVLSGPFKDFEGEVIEVSAERNKLKALLSIFGRDTPVELEVNQVEK; the protein is encoded by the coding sequence ATGGTTAGCGAATTTACCGATCAAATCAATCCCATTGAAGAAGCCAACGAGAATGATGCGACAGCCTCAGTTAAGAGCTTCTGGTATGCGGTGCAAGTTGCATCCGGCTGCGAAAAAAAGGTCAAGAGCACGATTGAACAGCGGCTCTATACCCTGGATGTAGCCGATCGCATTTTTCAAGTGGAGATTCCCCAAACCCCCATTATCAGAATTAAAAAAGATGGATCTCGCCAAACCGTAGAAGAAAAAGTCTTTCCGGGCTATGTTCTCATCCGCGTCCGTGCCCAGCAATCCCCAGAAAAGTCTGAATGGGAAATTGACGACGAAGCCTGGCAGGTGATTAAAAACACCCCCAACGTGATTAACTTTGTTGGCGCAGAGCAACGGCGGGCCTCTGGTCGGGGTCGGGGCCATGTCAAGCCGCTGCCCCTGAGTCCTTCAGAGGTGAATCGCATCTTCCGCAAAGTTCAGGAACAAGAACCGATCCATAAAATTGATCTCGTCAGTGGTGATAAGATTAAGGTTTTGAGCGGCCCCTTCAAGGACTTTGAAGGTGAAGTCATTGAGGTGAGTGCGGAGCGAAATAAACTCAAGGCACTTCTCTCGATTTTTGGGCGTGATACCCCAGTGGAACTAGAAGTTAATCAAGTCGAAAAATAA
- the rplK gene encoding 50S ribosomal protein L11 has translation MAKKVVAIIKLAIQAGKANPAPPIGPALGQHGVNIMMFCKEYNARTAEQVGTVVPVEISVFEDRSFTFILKTPPASVLIQKAAGIERGSGEPNKKKVGSITQGQLREIAEKKMPDLNANDVEAAMRIIEGTARNMGVTVTD, from the coding sequence ATGGCTAAAAAAGTCGTGGCAATTATTAAGCTGGCCATTCAGGCTGGTAAGGCAAACCCTGCTCCCCCCATCGGCCCTGCCCTAGGTCAGCATGGGGTGAATATTATGATGTTCTGCAAGGAATACAATGCCCGTACGGCGGAGCAAGTCGGTACGGTGGTTCCCGTAGAAATTTCGGTGTTTGAAGATCGTAGTTTCACGTTTATCCTAAAAACGCCCCCTGCCTCAGTGCTGATTCAAAAAGCAGCGGGCATTGAAAGGGGTTCCGGTGAACCCAATAAGAAAAAAGTCGGCAGTATTACCCAGGGGCAACTCCGGGAAATTGCCGAGAAAAAAATGCCCGACTTGAACGCCAACGATGTGGAAGCAGCAATGCGGATCATCGAAGGGACGGCTCGGAATATGGGTGTTACGGTTACGGATTAG
- the rplA gene encoding 50S ribosomal protein L1, whose amino-acid sequence MAKQSRRLRDLYKKVEDRPYAPLEALALLKETATAKFPESAEVHIRLGIDPKYTDQQLRTTVALPKGTGQTVRIAVIARGEKVTEALNAGADIAGSEELIESIQKGEMDFDLLIATPDVMPQVAKVGRILGPRGLMPSPKAGTVTTDLPQAISEFKAGKLEFRADRTGIVHVLFGKADFSAEDLLVNLKALQEVIDRNRPSGAKGRYWRSMYVSATMGPSIQVDINGLRDMKLAEAA is encoded by the coding sequence ATGGCTAAGCAATCCCGTCGTCTGCGGGACTTATACAAAAAAGTTGAGGATCGCCCCTATGCCCCCCTTGAGGCATTGGCCCTACTGAAGGAAACCGCCACGGCCAAGTTTCCTGAATCGGCGGAGGTGCATATTCGCCTAGGGATTGATCCAAAGTATACGGATCAACAACTGCGTACCACCGTGGCCCTACCTAAGGGAACGGGGCAAACCGTCCGCATTGCGGTGATTGCCCGGGGTGAGAAAGTCACGGAGGCACTCAATGCTGGGGCAGATATTGCTGGTTCAGAAGAGTTGATCGAGAGCATTCAAAAGGGGGAGATGGATTTTGATCTCCTAATTGCCACCCCCGATGTTATGCCCCAGGTGGCCAAGGTGGGTCGCATTCTCGGCCCCCGTGGTTTAATGCCCTCCCCGAAGGCGGGTACAGTCACCACTGACTTACCCCAGGCGATCTCCGAGTTCAAAGCTGGTAAACTGGAATTCCGTGCCGATCGCACCGGCATTGTCCATGTACTCTTTGGCAAAGCTGACTTTTCAGCGGAAGATTTACTGGTGAATCTGAAAGCCTTGCAAGAGGTCATTGATCGGAATCGACCCTCTGGGGCCAAGGGCCGGTATTGGCGGAGTATGTATGTCTCGGCCACGATGGGGCCATCGATTCAGGTGGATATCAATGGCCTGCGGGATATGAAGTTAGCGGAGGCGGCTTAG
- the rplJ gene encoding 50S ribosomal protein L10, with protein sequence MGRTLENKKEIVADLKHLLSESQMTLVIDYQGLTDSELKDLRQRLRNCNTLCKVTKNTLMNLAVDGDDSWQSMVEFLQGPSAFLLVKDDLGGAIKAYQDFQKATKKTALRGGVLEGRALSEDQVKAIGDLPSKEQLMAQVAGALNALTTKIAFGIKEVPGSLARATQAIADKEAA encoded by the coding sequence GTGGGACGCACCCTAGAAAATAAAAAAGAGATTGTGGCGGATCTCAAGCATCTGTTGAGTGAGTCACAAATGACCCTTGTCATTGACTATCAAGGGTTAACGGATAGTGAACTGAAGGACTTGCGGCAGCGGTTACGCAATTGCAATACCCTCTGCAAAGTAACCAAGAACACGCTGATGAATTTGGCGGTGGACGGGGATGATTCCTGGCAGTCCATGGTGGAGTTTTTGCAGGGGCCCTCAGCCTTTCTATTGGTCAAAGATGATCTGGGCGGGGCTATTAAGGCCTACCAAGATTTTCAAAAAGCCACTAAAAAAACTGCCCTGCGGGGAGGTGTGCTTGAAGGGCGTGCCCTCAGTGAGGATCAGGTCAAGGCCATTGGTGATTTGCCCTCGAAGGAGCAACTCATGGCCCAAGTGGCCGGGGCTCTCAATGCTCTGACGACCAAAATTGCCTTTGGGATCAAAGAAGTTCCCGGTTCCCTGGCCCGGGCCACCCAAGCGATCGCCGACAAAGAGGCTGCCTAG
- the rplL gene encoding 50S ribosomal protein L7/L12: protein MSVATDEILEKLKTLSLLEAAELVKQIEEAFGVSAAAPVGGMVMAAPVAGAAPAEEVEEQTAFDIMLEEVPADKKIAILKVVRSLTGLGLKEAKEVVESAPKAIKEGVTKEDAETAKKELEEAGAKVTIK from the coding sequence ATGTCTGTTGCAACCGATGAAATTCTGGAAAAATTGAAAACCCTCTCTCTGTTAGAAGCGGCGGAACTCGTCAAGCAAATTGAAGAAGCCTTTGGCGTGAGTGCAGCGGCCCCTGTGGGTGGCATGGTGATGGCGGCCCCCGTGGCTGGCGCAGCCCCCGCCGAGGAAGTGGAGGAACAAACCGCCTTTGACATTATGCTGGAGGAGGTTCCTGCTGATAAGAAGATTGCCATTCTGAAAGTGGTGCGCTCCCTCACGGGTCTGGGTCTGAAGGAAGCCAAGGAAGTGGTGGAATCTGCCCCCAAAGCCATTAAGGAAGGGGTGACGAAGGAAGATGCAGAAACCGCCAAGAAAGAACTGGAAGAAGCGGGTGCGAAGGTGACGATTAAATAG
- the ribD gene encoding bifunctional diaminohydroxyphosphoribosylaminopyrimidine deaminase/5-amino-6-(5-phosphoribosylamino)uracil reductase RibD, whose protein sequence is MQRCLALANQGRGYTAPNPLVGCVIVYQDQVIGEGFHPKAGEPHAEVFALKSIKDDHRSLLNQSTLYVNLEPCNHYGRTPPCTEAILKSGIKKVVVGMIDPDPRVSGQGIQRLETAGIQVIVGIEEVACQVLNEAFIHRVRYQRPFGIFKYAMTLDGKIASSQGHSTWISGTPARAMVHQLRAESDAVIVGGNTVRRDNPHLTSHRSQGPNPLRVVMSRSLDLPRHSHLWTSSPAPTLVVTSSSLEHPLVPFLQNQGVDVVRLAPLTPTTVMEHLYQRGMMTVLWECGGTLGAAAIAEGMVQKIWAFIAPKLIGGQEAPSPVADMGLTKMTDALALERVQWQQVGDDILMQGYLPMETILSDTPASNLRNNQPTDPLGTLHFA, encoded by the coding sequence ATGCAACGCTGTCTGGCTTTGGCCAACCAAGGACGGGGATATACGGCTCCTAATCCCCTAGTGGGTTGCGTGATTGTCTACCAAGACCAAGTTATTGGCGAAGGTTTTCATCCCAAGGCCGGTGAACCCCACGCGGAAGTGTTTGCCCTAAAAAGTATCAAGGACGACCACCGTTCCCTGCTGAATCAGTCCACGCTCTACGTCAATTTGGAACCCTGTAATCACTACGGCCGCACCCCACCCTGCACCGAAGCGATTCTCAAATCGGGCATTAAAAAAGTTGTCGTGGGTATGATTGATCCGGATCCACGGGTCTCTGGTCAGGGCATCCAACGCCTAGAGACCGCAGGTATTCAGGTGATTGTGGGTATTGAGGAAGTCGCCTGCCAGGTTCTCAATGAAGCCTTTATCCATCGGGTGCGTTATCAGCGGCCCTTTGGTATTTTCAAGTATGCCATGACCCTAGATGGCAAAATTGCCTCTAGTCAAGGCCATAGTACCTGGATCAGTGGCACACCCGCTCGAGCCATGGTGCATCAACTCCGGGCAGAATCCGATGCGGTGATTGTGGGGGGAAATACGGTACGGCGGGATAATCCCCATTTGACCAGCCATCGCAGCCAGGGCCCTAATCCTTTGCGGGTGGTGATGAGTCGCAGTTTAGATCTGCCTCGCCACAGCCACCTATGGACAAGCTCCCCGGCCCCAACCCTGGTAGTTACCTCCAGTAGTTTGGAGCATCCCCTCGTCCCCTTCCTTCAGAATCAAGGGGTAGACGTGGTACGCCTAGCTCCCCTCACGCCCACAACAGTGATGGAACACCTCTACCAGCGGGGAATGATGACCGTGCTATGGGAATGTGGTGGAACCCTAGGGGCCGCTGCGATCGCCGAGGGAATGGTTCAAAAAATCTGGGCCTTCATTGCCCCAAAATTGATTGGTGGCCAAGAAGCCCCCTCCCCCGTCGCCGATATGGGCCTCACTAAAATGACCGATGCTCTGGCCCTAGAACGGGTTCAATGGCAACAGGTGGGGGATGATATTTTAATGCAGGGTTACTTACCCATGGAAACCATCCTCAGTGATACCCCGGCATCCAACCTCAGGAACAATCAACCGACGGATCCCCTGGGCACACTGCATTTTGCCTAG
- a CDS encoding 50S ribosomal protein L32, translated as MACPKKKTSKSKRSMRRAEWKRQASFQAKKALSIGKSILTERAQGFYFPEADTEEEEE; from the coding sequence ATGGCTTGCCCCAAAAAGAAAACCTCAAAATCAAAACGGAGTATGCGCCGGGCCGAATGGAAACGCCAGGCATCCTTCCAGGCCAAAAAGGCCCTGTCCATTGGTAAATCAATTCTGACGGAGCGGGCCCAGGGCTTCTACTTCCCAGAGGCAGATACGGAAGAGGAAGAAGAGTAG
- a CDS encoding universal stress protein, with protein MFKHLLIPTDLTDGLPRLTGYLDAIAATGITKVIFLHCCIIVDDGDKPRIREDKLSRARKILKLEETDIPQGMTAEVILDNRRPADAILDTIDKHQIDLVLVSRPIRSFLDEKLFGSTTIAVMQRINVPVMVMRPQVLWVMTRDELCLRLQNFFSHLLIPYDHGSSAQHVIEVIKKNVVSQPKGLESCTLCWVVSDAGQQELAATQQFNEAERVLVSVKDDLQKLGLVVETVIVSGTPVVEAQKAAHDRDIHAVVVSSGSVGKIWELSIPSFAGEILRRSVYPVIYFPPAGR; from the coding sequence ATGTTTAAGCACTTACTTATTCCTACGGATTTGACCGATGGTTTACCCCGCCTAACTGGCTACCTTGATGCCATTGCTGCCACCGGCATTACCAAGGTCATTTTTCTGCATTGTTGCATCATAGTTGATGACGGCGATAAGCCCCGGATCAGGGAAGACAAACTTAGTCGGGCCCGGAAAATCCTGAAGCTAGAGGAAACGGATATTCCCCAAGGAATGACGGCTGAGGTGATTTTAGATAATCGCCGCCCCGCCGATGCCATTTTAGATACCATTGATAAACATCAAATTGACTTGGTTTTGGTTAGCCGTCCGATTCGCAGCTTCCTGGATGAAAAACTCTTTGGCAGTACCACCATTGCAGTTATGCAACGAATTAACGTTCCGGTGATGGTTATGCGTCCCCAGGTTCTGTGGGTGATGACTCGGGATGAATTGTGCCTACGCCTCCAAAATTTCTTTAGTCATCTTTTGATTCCCTACGATCACGGTAGTTCTGCCCAGCATGTGATTGAAGTGATTAAAAAGAATGTCGTTAGCCAACCCAAGGGTCTAGAATCCTGTACCCTTTGCTGGGTGGTCAGTGATGCGGGACAGCAGGAATTAGCAGCAACTCAGCAGTTTAATGAAGCGGAGCGGGTTTTAGTTAGCGTCAAGGACGATCTTCAGAAATTAGGGTTAGTGGTTGAGACGGTTATTGTCTCTGGAACACCCGTGGTAGAGGCGCAAAAAGCGGCCCACGATCGCGATATCCATGCAGTGGTAGTTTCTTCAGGGTCTGTGGGTAAAATTTGGGAGCTTTCCATTCCTAGTTTTGCCGGTGAAATCCTGCGCCGTAGTGTCTATCCGGTGATTTATTTCCCGCCTGCGGGCAGATAG